Proteins co-encoded in one Spirosoma endbachense genomic window:
- a CDS encoding SMP-30/gluconolactonase/LRE family protein, whose translation MNSFVKRACRLLTLVSCLSACNTLDPEFNASVFPGRIQFSANRQYPEGVAYSPALDKFLVSSITQGKVGTVDQNGRYIDISPIADDAMLISAIGIKVREGKLYVCNGDLGVSTKSKPETTGKTAGLFVYDLATGQNIKRVDLTQWFPNSAHFANDIAFDPSGNAYVTDSFSPVIYKVPADSTQPSILVNSPLFAGNQGFNLNGIVYHPDKFLIVAKSNEGSLYRVDLNKPTLPQQITGPTLLNADGMVLYNNELYIVNNRNRVSRVRSSDGWNTFTVVETDTSGYDQATTSAEVNGKIFTLNARIGEVNAAVAAKNPNQLQANEYSIQQFKPREGGN comes from the coding sequence ATGAATAGTTTCGTCAAAAGAGCCTGCCGACTGCTTACATTAGTTAGTTGCCTATCGGCCTGCAATACGTTGGATCCTGAATTTAACGCGTCGGTTTTTCCCGGCCGTATCCAGTTTTCGGCTAATCGACAGTACCCGGAAGGGGTTGCTTATTCGCCCGCGCTCGATAAATTTCTAGTCAGTTCAATCACTCAGGGAAAAGTTGGAACGGTCGATCAGAATGGTCGCTACATCGATATAAGCCCAATTGCTGATGATGCGATGCTCATCAGTGCGATTGGCATTAAAGTACGGGAAGGTAAACTCTATGTCTGCAATGGTGATTTGGGCGTATCAACCAAGAGTAAGCCAGAAACGACAGGCAAAACAGCAGGCTTGTTTGTGTATGATCTTGCCACAGGTCAAAATATCAAGCGGGTCGATCTGACCCAGTGGTTCCCGAATTCTGCTCATTTTGCCAATGATATAGCTTTTGACCCTAGCGGAAATGCGTACGTGACAGACTCGTTTTCCCCGGTGATTTATAAAGTCCCCGCCGATTCAACCCAACCCAGCATACTGGTCAATTCTCCCTTGTTTGCTGGAAATCAGGGCTTTAATCTGAATGGCATTGTCTATCATCCCGACAAATTTCTGATTGTGGCCAAATCCAACGAAGGGAGCCTATACCGGGTTGATCTGAATAAGCCGACCCTCCCTCAGCAGATAACCGGCCCAACATTGCTCAATGCCGATGGTATGGTTCTCTATAACAACGAGTTGTATATCGTGAATAATCGCAATCGGGTTTCGCGGGTGCGTAGTTCCGATGGATGGAATACATTCACTGTTGTGGAGACCGACACCAGTGGTTATGATCAGGCAACGACCAGTGCAGAGGTTAATGGTAAGATTTTCACGCTGAATGCCCGCATCGGTGAGGTAAATGCTGCCGTAGCGGCTAAGAATCCCAATCAACTACAGGCGAATGAGTATAGTATTCAGCAATTCAAACCGAGAGAAGGAGGGAATTAG
- the queA gene encoding tRNA preQ1(34) S-adenosylmethionine ribosyltransferase-isomerase QueA has protein sequence MKLSEFKFDLPESLIAKYPVERGESRLMVVDRKTKTIEHKQFSDILSYFSDGDVMVINNTKVFPARLYGNKEKTGAKIEVFLLRELNREMKLWDVLVDPARKIRVGNKLYFGDSDLVAEVIDNTTSRGRTIRFLFDGNHEEFMKAVDELGETPLPREINRDAELSDRDLYQTVFAEHVGAVAAPTAGLHFTRAMMKRMEIKGIHFAPITLHVGLGTFRQVDVEDLTKHKTDSENYRIPEDAAQIVNTALDGGRRVCAVGTTSLKAIESSVSANSRLKPVEGWTDKFIFPPYDFKIANSLLTSLHLPESILIMMTSAFGGHELIKHAYEVAIKEKYRFFSYGDAMLIL, from the coding sequence ATGAAGTTATCCGAGTTTAAATTTGATTTGCCCGAAAGTTTAATTGCCAAATACCCAGTTGAGCGGGGTGAATCACGGTTAATGGTTGTTGACCGTAAAACAAAAACCATTGAGCACAAGCAGTTTTCGGATATACTGAGTTATTTCAGTGACGGCGACGTGATGGTCATCAACAATACAAAAGTATTTCCGGCAAGATTATACGGCAATAAAGAAAAGACTGGTGCTAAAATCGAAGTTTTTTTGCTGCGTGAACTCAACCGTGAGATGAAGCTCTGGGACGTATTAGTCGATCCAGCCCGCAAAATCCGCGTTGGGAATAAACTCTATTTCGGTGATAGTGATCTGGTAGCCGAAGTGATCGACAATACAACATCGCGTGGCCGTACGATCCGGTTCCTCTTCGATGGCAATCATGAAGAGTTCATGAAAGCAGTTGATGAACTGGGCGAAACCCCACTTCCCCGCGAGATCAATCGCGACGCTGAGCTTTCTGACCGCGATCTTTACCAAACGGTTTTTGCTGAACATGTTGGTGCGGTAGCCGCCCCGACAGCTGGTTTGCATTTTACGCGAGCCATGATGAAGCGGATGGAAATTAAAGGCATTCATTTTGCCCCCATCACCTTACACGTCGGCCTGGGCACATTCCGTCAGGTTGACGTTGAAGACCTCACCAAGCACAAAACCGACTCAGAAAACTATCGTATTCCCGAAGATGCGGCTCAGATCGTCAATACGGCCCTCGATGGCGGCAGACGTGTTTGTGCAGTTGGCACTACGTCGCTTAAAGCCATTGAATCGTCGGTATCGGCCAATAGCCGCCTGAAGCCCGTAGAAGGCTGGACAGATAAATTTATCTTTCCTCCCTACGACTTCAAAATTGCAAACTCATTGCTGACCAGCCTGCACCTGCCAGAGTCGATCCTGATTATGATGACCAGTGCATTCGGTGGACATGAACTGATCAAACACGCTTACGAAGTAGCAATCAAAGAAAAATATCGCTTTTTCAGCTACGGCGACGCGATGCTGATTCTTTAA